In Fodinicola acaciae, the following proteins share a genomic window:
- a CDS encoding YgfZ/GcvT domain-containing protein, producing MTSALLDLPGAVAAEGVDAGVAAHYGDPYREQRVLLERAGIVDRSHRGVIAVPGADRLTWLHSLTTQHLERLAPWHGTEALVLSPHGHVEHHLGVLDDGSTTWLDVEPGTAAALTAYLDSMRFMLRVDPSDVTETWAILTIVGAKLPDFVPDDAAAYDDGWVRRTSQTAADLLVPREKIAATVGKLGLPVAGIWAYEALRVAERRPRLGLETDHRTIVQEPGWVPSAVHLDKGCYRGQETVARVHNLGKPPRRLVLLHLDGMDEELPAAGDPVTLGDRQVGFVGTAARHVELGQIALALVRRNTPVDAQLTIGERAAAIDPDSVPEEDRPRVERPRGLRVGPSRG from the coding sequence GTGACCTCAGCACTGCTGGACCTGCCTGGAGCCGTCGCGGCCGAAGGTGTCGACGCCGGTGTCGCGGCGCACTACGGCGATCCATATCGCGAGCAACGCGTCCTGCTCGAACGCGCCGGCATCGTCGACCGCTCGCATCGCGGCGTGATCGCCGTGCCGGGTGCCGACCGGCTGACCTGGCTGCACAGCCTGACCACGCAGCACCTGGAGAGGCTGGCGCCGTGGCACGGCACCGAGGCGCTCGTCTTGTCGCCGCACGGCCACGTCGAGCACCACCTGGGGGTCCTCGACGACGGCTCGACGACGTGGCTGGACGTGGAGCCCGGCACGGCCGCCGCGCTGACCGCGTACCTGGACTCGATGCGTTTCATGCTGCGGGTGGATCCCAGCGACGTCACCGAAACGTGGGCCATCCTGACGATCGTCGGCGCCAAGCTGCCGGACTTCGTGCCGGACGACGCCGCCGCGTACGACGACGGCTGGGTCCGGCGTACGTCCCAGACGGCCGCCGATCTGCTGGTGCCGCGCGAGAAAATCGCCGCCACGGTGGGAAAACTCGGCCTGCCGGTGGCCGGCATCTGGGCGTACGAGGCGCTGCGGGTGGCCGAGCGGCGGCCGCGGCTCGGCCTGGAGACCGACCACCGCACGATCGTCCAGGAGCCGGGCTGGGTGCCCTCCGCCGTACACCTGGACAAGGGTTGCTATCGCGGCCAGGAGACCGTCGCGCGGGTGCACAACCTCGGCAAGCCGCCGCGCCGGCTGGTGCTGCTGCATCTGGACGGCATGGACGAGGAGCTGCCGGCGGCCGGCGACCCGGTGACGCTGGGGGACCGGCAGGTCGGTTTCGTCGGTACGGCCGCGCGGCACGTCGAGCTCGGCCAGATCGCGTTGGCGCTGGTCCGCCGGAACACGCCGGTCGACGCTCAGCTGACGATCGGCGAGCGCGCCGCCGCCATCGACCCCGACAGCGTCCCGGAGGAGGACAGGCCGCGCGTCGAACGTCCGCGCGGCCTGCGCGTCGGCCCCTCGCGAGGGTGA
- a CDS encoding Fur family transcriptional regulator gives MAKADTALVGALRERGLRMTAQRQLVLDAVRELDHATPEQIHAEVAGKAAGVNITTIYRTLDLLSELGLVTHTHLSHGAPTYHAAGVHPHLHFVCRDCETVTELPVETVQELAGKLREERGFDLDVEHLALFGQCGDCRGRA, from the coding sequence ATGGCCAAAGCGGACACCGCGCTGGTTGGGGCTCTGCGCGAGCGCGGCCTGCGGATGACGGCGCAACGGCAGCTGGTGCTGGACGCGGTGCGCGAGCTCGACCACGCGACCCCGGAGCAGATCCACGCCGAGGTGGCCGGCAAGGCCGCCGGTGTCAACATCACCACGATCTACCGCACGCTCGACCTGCTGTCCGAGCTCGGCCTGGTGACGCACACGCACCTGTCGCACGGCGCTCCGACGTACCATGCCGCCGGCGTCCATCCGCACCTGCACTTCGTCTGCCGCGACTGCGAGACGGTCACCGAGCTGCCGGTCGAGACGGTCCAGGAGCTGGCCGGCAAGCTGCGCGAGGAGCGCGGTTTCGACCTGGACGTGGAACATCTGGCGTTGTTCGGCCAGTGCGGTGACTGCCGCGGCCGGGCCTGA
- a CDS encoding aminotransferase class IV, which produces MPQPLLLTLDGAGNVRAADRTAPQLRADDLGVLRGDGVFETMHVRDGVVIEAGAHLDRMARSGELMDLAIPRRAALENLVAAAAEASREAWPAGCEGALRITVTRGVDHGDGPTVFATVDPIGAKSLKLRREGVRVLTATTGFATDVKSQAPWLLGGVKSLSYATNMAALRWAEANGADDVLWTSSDGYALEGPTSTLVWRDGDTLCSTPNETGILAGTSVRHLFAVAGELGFATRRSLITPKELVDGDGAWLVSSVRGVAGIRTLDGAALPYDETLTARLGTAIGFPSSA; this is translated from the coding sequence ATGCCACAGCCTCTTCTTCTGACACTGGACGGCGCCGGCAACGTACGGGCCGCCGACCGGACGGCTCCGCAGCTGAGGGCGGACGACCTTGGCGTGCTGCGCGGAGACGGCGTCTTCGAGACGATGCACGTACGCGACGGGGTCGTCATCGAGGCCGGCGCGCACCTGGACCGGATGGCGCGGTCCGGCGAGCTGATGGACCTCGCCATCCCGCGCCGGGCAGCGCTGGAAAACCTCGTCGCGGCCGCCGCGGAAGCCAGCAGGGAAGCCTGGCCGGCCGGTTGCGAAGGCGCGCTGCGGATCACTGTCACGCGCGGCGTCGACCACGGCGACGGGCCGACGGTTTTCGCGACCGTCGACCCGATCGGCGCGAAATCCCTGAAACTGCGCCGCGAGGGCGTACGCGTGCTGACCGCGACGACCGGTTTCGCGACCGACGTCAAGAGCCAGGCGCCGTGGCTGCTCGGCGGCGTGAAGTCGCTGTCGTACGCGACGAACATGGCGGCACTGCGCTGGGCCGAGGCCAACGGTGCCGACGACGTGCTGTGGACGTCGTCGGACGGCTATGCGCTGGAAGGTCCGACGTCGACGCTGGTGTGGCGCGACGGCGACACGCTTTGCAGCACTCCCAACGAAACCGGCATCCTGGCCGGCACGTCGGTGCGGCACCTGTTCGCCGTGGCCGGGGAGCTCGGCTTCGCGACGCGCCGCTCGCTGATCACGCCGAAGGAGCTGGTCGACGGCGACGGCGCCTGGCTGGTGTCGAGTGTACGAGGCGTGGCCGGCATCCGGACGCTGGACGGCGCGGCTCTGCCGTACGACGAAACGCTGACCGCGCGGCTCGGCACCGCCATCGGTTTTCCGTCGTCCGCCTGA
- a CDS encoding enoyl-CoA hydratase-related protein: MPRLERDGEVFVLNLGDGENRFHPDWLVAVDEALDEVEKADGPKALVTTATGKFYSNGLDLDWIGANFDRIADHLGRVHGLFARLLEFPVPTVAALQGHTFAAGAMIALAHDFRVMRADRGFLCLPEVDIQIPFTPGMSALIQARLTKQTAHRAMTTGRRYGGTDALAAGIVDEVAGEGEVLAKALELARPLAAKAGPTLGAIKAQMYGPTLATLREKNVEFPGNK, translated from the coding sequence GTGCCACGGCTGGAGCGCGACGGTGAGGTCTTCGTCCTCAACCTGGGGGACGGCGAGAACAGGTTTCATCCCGACTGGCTGGTGGCCGTCGACGAGGCGCTCGACGAGGTCGAGAAGGCCGACGGCCCGAAGGCGCTGGTGACGACCGCGACCGGCAAGTTTTACTCCAACGGCCTGGATCTGGACTGGATCGGCGCCAACTTCGACCGGATTGCCGACCATCTCGGCCGCGTACACGGACTTTTCGCGCGCCTGCTGGAGTTTCCGGTGCCGACCGTCGCCGCTCTGCAAGGTCACACCTTCGCAGCCGGAGCGATGATCGCGTTGGCGCACGACTTCCGCGTGATGCGCGCCGACCGCGGTTTCCTCTGCCTGCCGGAGGTCGACATCCAGATCCCGTTCACGCCGGGCATGAGCGCGCTGATCCAGGCCCGGCTGACCAAACAGACCGCGCACCGGGCGATGACCACCGGCCGGCGGTACGGCGGCACCGACGCGCTGGCGGCCGGCATCGTCGACGAGGTGGCCGGCGAAGGCGAGGTGCTGGCGAAGGCGCTGGAGCTGGCGCGGCCACTGGCGGCCAAGGCGGGTCCGACGCTCGGCGCGATCAAGGCGCAGATGTACGGCCCGACGCTCGCGACCCTACGCGAGAAAAACGTGGAGTTTCCTGGAAACAAGTAG
- a CDS encoding FABP family protein — MSAPDPGYPYEETDDLRSGPDLHADLLPLLPLVGRWRGTGKGGYTGIEDFDFAQEVRFSHDGRPVLAYESRTWIIDSDGHPLRPYNREFGWWRPLQKDEVELLLVDQEGYSALLVGEVQGTRFEMSSDAVLRSASAKQVTGEHRLYGIVEGDLLYAVDQAADGEQLRPYMSGRLVRL; from the coding sequence GTGAGCGCGCCGGATCCGGGTTATCCGTACGAGGAGACCGACGACCTGCGCAGCGGCCCTGACCTGCACGCCGACCTGTTGCCGCTGCTGCCGCTGGTCGGCCGTTGGCGCGGCACTGGCAAGGGTGGCTACACCGGCATCGAGGACTTCGACTTCGCGCAGGAGGTGCGGTTCAGCCACGACGGCCGGCCGGTGCTCGCGTACGAGTCGCGGACCTGGATCATCGACTCGGACGGTCATCCGCTGCGGCCGTACAACCGCGAGTTCGGCTGGTGGCGGCCGCTGCAGAAGGACGAGGTCGAGCTGCTGCTGGTCGACCAGGAGGGCTACAGCGCTCTGCTGGTGGGCGAGGTGCAGGGCACGCGGTTCGAGATGTCGTCCGACGCGGTCCTGCGCAGCGCCTCGGCCAAGCAGGTCACCGGCGAGCACCGGCTCTACGGCATCGTCGAAGGCGACCTGCTCTATGCCGTCGACCAGGCCGCCGACGGCGAGCAGCTCCGGCCGTACATGTCCGGCCGCCTGGTCCGCCTCTAG
- a CDS encoding LysR family transcriptional regulator: MEIRELRYFVAVAEELHFGRAARRLGIAQPPLSRAIRQLERKIGVELLARTPQRVTLTGAGQVLLADAKHILDAVSAATTRTRRAGSRPEKLVVAMKPSLDGGLLPEILAAYDTLPVEVVIYGMGEQTELVRDGRADLLFVHDQADLSGLDTIEFRREGRVLVVPRTHRLASRTSVCMADLSGETYWPRDQVEFTEASHLLQVVALGRAVALLPETAGHRLRDDLVGIPVPDAEPARVLLAWPEGSRSPALAAFVRVATEIADAARGERSGGGD, from the coding sequence ATGGAGATCCGCGAGCTCCGCTATTTCGTGGCCGTCGCCGAGGAGCTGCATTTCGGGCGCGCGGCTCGGCGCCTCGGCATCGCGCAGCCGCCGCTGTCGCGGGCGATCCGGCAGCTGGAACGGAAAATCGGCGTCGAGCTGCTCGCGCGTACGCCTCAGCGGGTCACGTTGACCGGCGCCGGCCAGGTGTTGCTCGCCGACGCCAAGCACATCCTCGACGCGGTCTCGGCCGCCACGACCCGCACGCGGCGAGCCGGCTCGCGGCCGGAAAAGCTCGTGGTGGCAATGAAACCGAGCCTCGACGGCGGCCTGTTGCCGGAAATCCTGGCCGCGTACGACACACTGCCGGTGGAGGTCGTCATCTACGGGATGGGGGAGCAGACCGAGCTCGTACGTGACGGCCGCGCCGACCTGCTTTTCGTTCACGACCAGGCCGATCTGTCCGGCCTCGACACGATCGAGTTCCGGCGGGAAGGACGCGTCCTCGTCGTGCCGAGGACGCACCGCCTGGCCAGCCGGACCTCGGTCTGCATGGCCGACCTGAGCGGCGAGACATACTGGCCGAGAGATCAGGTCGAGTTCACCGAAGCCAGCCACCTGCTGCAGGTCGTCGCACTCGGCCGGGCCGTCGCGTTGCTGCCGGAGACGGCCGGCCATCGCCTGCGCGACGACCTCGTCGGCATCCCGGTGCCGGACGCCGAGCCGGCCCGCGTGCTGCTCGCCTGGCCGGAGGGCAGCCGCTCACCGGCACTGGCCGCCTTCGTACGCGTGGCGACCGAAATCGCCGACGCGGCGCGCGGTGAGCGGTCGGGCGGGGGCGATTGA
- a CDS encoding SDR family NAD(P)-dependent oxidoreductase, whose protein sequence is MIALVTGASRGIGREVAAQLTALGHIVVATDRKQLDVTDPASIAATAAEVDRGYGRLDVLVNNAGISGGPDDRPHSTDLDRVREIFETNLFGVMAVTNAMLPLLRKSEHGRIVNVSSGTGSLAWMTDPAHYFAAVPASAAYPVSKTALNMLTVQYAKDLPGILVNAAAPGACDTDFTKAFQERTGRVITRTAADGAAIVVKLATLDDDGPTGGFFDDNGPVPW, encoded by the coding sequence ATGATCGCACTCGTCACCGGCGCCAGCCGCGGCATCGGCCGCGAGGTCGCCGCGCAACTCACCGCGCTCGGCCACATTGTCGTTGCCACCGACCGAAAACAACTCGACGTCACTGACCCGGCGAGCATCGCGGCGACCGCGGCGGAGGTCGACCGCGGGTATGGCCGGCTCGACGTGCTGGTCAACAATGCCGGAATTTCCGGCGGTCCCGACGACCGGCCGCATTCGACGGACCTCGACCGCGTACGGGAGATCTTCGAGACCAACCTTTTCGGCGTCATGGCGGTAACGAACGCGATGCTGCCGCTGCTGCGAAAGTCCGAACACGGCCGGATCGTGAATGTCTCAAGTGGCACCGGATCGCTGGCCTGGATGACCGACCCGGCACATTATTTCGCGGCCGTTCCCGCCTCCGCCGCTTACCCGGTGTCCAAAACGGCGCTGAACATGCTGACCGTGCAGTATGCGAAGGACCTGCCGGGGATTCTGGTCAACGCGGCGGCGCCCGGTGCCTGCGACACCGACTTCACCAAGGCTTTTCAGGAAAGGACCGGCCGGGTGATCACGCGTACGGCCGCCGACGGCGCGGCGATCGTCGTCAAGCTCGCCACGCTGGACGACGACGGCCCGACCGGCGGATT